Below is a genomic region from Selenomonadales bacterium.
AATGATCTGTGGCCACACACAAGCTCCCTCCGCTTCGATGCCAAATCATTTTCAGTATATGAAAAAAAAGAAAGACTGTGCATATGCACCGTCTTTCCGCATTGATTTATTCGTTCTCGGTCAATTTTTTGTATACATCGAACGGTTTCAACGGCATGATCGTCGAAATCGCATGTTTGTATACGAGCTGCTGTTTTCCTTCCTGCTCTAAAATCACCGTAAAATTGTCAAAACCTTTTACCATGCCGCGCAACTGGAATCCATTCACCAAATAGATAACAACGGCCATATTCTCTTTTCGAACTAAGTTCAAAAAGCTATCTTGCAAATTCGTGGGTTTCATAGCTTGCTAATCCCTCCTCCGCTATTACGAATACGCACTACTTTACTTATCTATTCTACAAGAAGAAGAATTTTCCTGTCAATTTCTTTGCAATCTCTTTTTCGATTCCTATAATATCTTTTTTTGTCTTAACTTCATACCAATCAATATATGGCATCTTACGATACCAAGTAAATTGCCGTTTGGCGAAATGACGCGTACC
It encodes:
- the hfq gene encoding RNA chaperone Hfq is translated as MKPTNLQDSFLNLVRKENMAVVIYLVNGFQLRGMVKGFDNFTVILEQEGKQQLVYKHAISTIMPLKPFDVYKKLTENE